The Oncorhynchus nerka isolate Pitt River linkage group LG24, Oner_Uvic_2.0, whole genome shotgun sequence genome has a window encoding:
- the LOC115108563 gene encoding ubiquitin carboxyl-terminal hydrolase isozyme L5, translated as MTGSAGEWCLMESDPGVFTELIKGFGCKGAQVEEIWSMEPENFENLKPVHGLIFLFKWQPGEAPAGSIVQDSRLDNIFFAKQVINNACATQAIVSVLLNCTHSDMLLGETLTEFREFSLSFDAAMKGLALSNSEVIRQVHNGFARQQMFEFDAKSSAKDEEAFHFVSYVPVNGRLYELDGLREGPIDLGVCNQDDWINAVRPVIEKRIQKYSEGEIRFNLMAIVSDRKMIYERKIAELQIQLAEEEPMDTDQSSTLLSSIQSEIAKYQLLIDEENQKLKQYKIENIRRKHNYLPFIMELLKTLAEYQQLIPLVEKAKEKQSAKKVQEAK; from the exons atgactgGAAGCGCAGGAGAATGGTGTCTTATGGAAAGTGATCCTGGGGTTTTCACAGAATTGATCAAAGGCTTTG GTTGTAAAGGAGCTCAGGTTGAAGAAATATGGAGTATGGAACCAGAGAACTTTGAAAACCTGAA aCCAGTTCATGGGTTGATCTTCCTGTTCAAGTGGCAGCCAGGTGAGGCACCAGCAGGCTCTATCGTTCAGGATTCAAGACTTGACAACATATTTTTTGCCAAGCAG GTGATAAATAACGCATGTGCTACCCAGGCCATTGTGAGTGTGCTGCTGAACTGCACTCACTCTGACATGCTGCTGGGAGAGACACTCACAGAGTTCAGAGAATTCTCACTCAGCTTCGATGCTGCT ATGAAAGGTCTGGCTCTCAGCAACTCTGAAGTTATTCGACAAGTTCACAACGGCTTTGCCAG ACAGCAGATGTTTGAGTTTGACGCAAAGTCTTCAGCGAAGGATGAGGAAGCATTCCACTTTGTGAGTTATGTCCCTGTCAACGGCAGGCTCTATGAGCTGGACGGACTACGTGAAGGGCCCATCGACCTCG GTGTATGCAACCAGGACGATTGGATCAACGCAGTTCGGCCAGTGATTGAGAAAAGAATACAGAA GTACAGTGAGGGAGAGATCCGCTTCAACCTGATGGCCATCGTGTCAGACAGGAAGATGATTTATGAGAGGAAGATAGCGGAGCTGCAGATCCAGCTTGCAGAG GAAGAGCCAATGGACACAGACCAGAGCAGCACCCTCCTCAGCTCGATCCAATCAGAAATTGCCAAGTATCAGCTGCTGATTGATGAGGAGAATCAGAAACTCAAACAATACAAG ATCGAAAACATCCGACGAAAGCATAACTACCTACCCTTCATCATGGAACTACTGAAGACACTGGCAGAATACCAGCAGTTGATACCTTTGGTGGAAAAG GCAAAGGAGAAGCAGAGTGCCAAAAAAGTCCAGGAAGCCAAGTGA
- the glrx2 gene encoding glutaredoxin 2 isoform X3 produces the protein MGNFTSFSSSGLSSTTACGQFLQEVVSHNCIVIFSKTTCPYCKMAKNVFNEIGATYKVIELDEHNDGRLLQEALAQMTGARTVPRVFINGNCIGGGSDTKELHQKGKLLPLIEQCAPCCVKINTEGSGSGQFESTK, from the exons ATGGGAAACTTCACATCCTTCAGCTCAAGTGGTCTGTCAAGCACAACAGCATGTGGTCAGTTTCTACAG GAGGTGGTGTCTCATAACTGCATTGTCATATTTTCCAAGACCACTTGTCCATATTGCAAAATGGCCAAAAATGTATTCAATGAAATTGGTGCTACATACAAGGTGATAGAGCTGGATGAACACAATGATGGAAGACTACTACAAGAGGCCTTGGCGCAGATGACCGGTGCCAGAACA GTTCCGAGGGTCTTCATCAATGGAAACTGCATTGGAGGAGGCTCTGACACAAAGGAACTACACCAGAAGGGAAAGCTGCTGCCTCTGATAGAACAATGTGCCCCGTGCTGCGTGAAAATTAACACTGAAGGCTCGGGCAGCGGACAGTTCGAGTCCACCAAATGA
- the glrx2 gene encoding glutaredoxin 2 isoform X1 — protein sequence MFYLGQPFDSMLFAVSLLMMLARGGLLSRFVWNGCRRMGNFTSFSSSGLSSTTACGQFLQEVVSHNCIVIFSKTTCPYCKMAKNVFNEIGATYKVIELDEHNDGRLLQEALAQMTGARTVPRVFINGNCIGGGSDTKELHQKGKLLPLIEQCAPCCVKINTEGSGSGQFESTK from the exons ATGTTCTACCTCGGCCAACCGTTTGATTCTATGTTATTTGCGGTTTCTTTGCTAATGATGTTAGCGCGAGGAGGACTCCTGTCCAGATTCGTATGGAACGGTTGCCGAAG GATGGGAAACTTCACATCCTTCAGCTCAAGTGGTCTGTCAAGCACAACAGCATGTGGTCAGTTTCTACAG GAGGTGGTGTCTCATAACTGCATTGTCATATTTTCCAAGACCACTTGTCCATATTGCAAAATGGCCAAAAATGTATTCAATGAAATTGGTGCTACATACAAGGTGATAGAGCTGGATGAACACAATGATGGAAGACTACTACAAGAGGCCTTGGCGCAGATGACCGGTGCCAGAACA GTTCCGAGGGTCTTCATCAATGGAAACTGCATTGGAGGAGGCTCTGACACAAAGGAACTACACCAGAAGGGAAAGCTGCTGCCTCTGATAGAACAATGTGCCCCGTGCTGCGTGAAAATTAACACTGAAGGCTCGGGCAGCGGACAGTTCGAGTCCACCAAATGA
- the glrx2 gene encoding glutaredoxin 2 isoform X2 has translation MDTKYKLSLTCLIVILSLIMGIISSAHALKCLRMGNFTSFSSSGLSSTTACGQFLQEVVSHNCIVIFSKTTCPYCKMAKNVFNEIGATYKVIELDEHNDGRLLQEALAQMTGARTVPRVFINGNCIGGGSDTKELHQKGKLLPLIEQCAPCCVKINTEGSGSGQFESTK, from the exons ATGGACACAAAATACAAACTGAGTCTCACCTGTTTGATTGTTATATTATCACTGATAATGGGGATAATATCTTCTGCACACGCCTTGAAATGTTTAAG GATGGGAAACTTCACATCCTTCAGCTCAAGTGGTCTGTCAAGCACAACAGCATGTGGTCAGTTTCTACAG GAGGTGGTGTCTCATAACTGCATTGTCATATTTTCCAAGACCACTTGTCCATATTGCAAAATGGCCAAAAATGTATTCAATGAAATTGGTGCTACATACAAGGTGATAGAGCTGGATGAACACAATGATGGAAGACTACTACAAGAGGCCTTGGCGCAGATGACCGGTGCCAGAACA GTTCCGAGGGTCTTCATCAATGGAAACTGCATTGGAGGAGGCTCTGACACAAAGGAACTACACCAGAAGGGAAAGCTGCTGCCTCTGATAGAACAATGTGCCCCGTGCTGCGTGAAAATTAACACTGAAGGCTCGGGCAGCGGACAGTTCGAGTCCACCAAATGA